The nucleotide window GGTCGTCCGGATGGCGGGCATGGAGCGCGGCGCCGAGGGCTGCAGCATGGTCCGGCATCGACGACAACCTGATCCCCTTGATCGCTGCGATCGCGTTCGGCCGGGCGCTCGCGGCGCCGCCGGCGATGAGGATGATGCGCGTCCCGTAATGCGCGGCGAGCCAGTCGCGGGCCCGCACGAGCGCGGCCGTGAAGACGGTGTCCGGGATATCGCGGTCGACCAGCGTCGCCTGCAGGCAGCCCGTCCGGCCGCACCTGCACCTCATCCCGGCAAGGCCCAGCGGCAGATGGCCGAGCGTTCCCGCCCCGTCCCCCGTTTGCACCAGCCTGCCGCCGCTGACGAGGCCGACACCGACGCCGGTGCCGAGGCTGAGGGCGCACAGGTCGTCGCCTTCCGCTCCCGCGCGCGCCGCCTCGCCGAAGGCCGCCGCCATGCCATCGTCGAGATGGCGGATCGCCGCCGGGGCGCCCGCCCGCTCGCTCCCGGCGAGCGCGGTTGCCAGCGGCGCCAGCAGGTCCGCGCCGAGATAGTCCGGGCGGCTCGGCCAGTCCGTCACCCTGCCGTCCCCGTCGACTGCCGCGGCCCGCGACAGGCCGACCGCGCCGAAGGACGCTGCATGCGACGCGGCGCGGGCAACGAGGGCCGCCAGCGCCTGCGCAAGCCCGCCCGGCGGCGGCGTCGGCATCCGCACCGCCCGCGTCTCGCGCCGTGCCGGATCGACCAGCACCGCGCGCATGTGGGTCGCGCCGATGTCGATGCCGAGCCAGGCAGCCGCCGCGCTGTCTGTCCGCATGGCGGCCGTCATCGCCGTCGTCATGGCACCTCGACCATGAAGAACCGGTCGGGAGCGCCCGCCAGCGCCAGCTCGCGCGGTGCGGGGAACCCGGCCCGGACGAGCCGCCGGGCGAAGGCTCCGGCATCGTCGCGGAAGCAGGAACCGCAGCGCAGCCAGTCGATCAGGAACAGGGGCGCGAGATCGCCGCCCCCGTCGGCCGTCAGCTCGCGCAGGACGACCGTGCAGCCCGCTCGCGCATGCGCCCGGATCTCGCCGAGCAGCGCATCGATGCCGGCTTCTGGCAGCAGATGCAGGACATTGAGCAGAAGGATCACGTCCGCCGCCCCGATCAGCGCGGCAAGCGACTGCGGGTGGCGCAGGTCGTGGGCGGCAAAGCGGATCCGTGCCGCCAGCGCGGGCTCTGCGCCAAGGCGCTGGCCGAACGGCGCGTGCAGCGGCTTGCGGTCGACGACGGTGAAGGTCGCCGCCGGCCATGCCCCCGCAAGGGCCATCGCCACGGCTCCGTCCGCGCCGCCGAGATCCAGCACCCGCGCGTCGGCGGCCCGGCGTGCCAGGCGGCGCACCATCAATGCCGTCCCGCGCGCGGCCTGCCCCATCGCCTCGGCGAAACCGCGGATGACCGCGGACGGCTGCGGCGCATCCAGCGGGTCGCTTCCCCCCTCCCCGGCCAGTGCCCGCGCCAGGCTGCCATTGTCGCGATGCCAGGCGGCCAGCCGCGCTTCCGCGGCAACGAGCGGCAAGGCCGTTTCGACGCCAGGGGCAAGGCGCGGACGCCCCCCGCCCGGCGTTACGATCCCGGCCCTGCGAAAGACCTCGAGGACGCTGGCCAGAGCCTCCGGATTCCAGCCGGTGCGCCCGACGAGCTCCGCCTCGTCCAGCCCGTCGGCGAGCCCGCCCAGCAGGCCGGCCCCATCGGCCTCGAACAGCAGCTCGGTCATCTTGCCGGCCATCGCCCAGAACAGCAGCCGGTTGGCGCCGTCTTTGCCGTCTTTGCCGTCCTTCCCGTCCTCGCCCGCCTCGCCGGTCATGGCCGCTCCGGTACTTGAGCGCGGTCCGCGCGCGGCAGCGCGTGCAGGCCGACCACCAGCGGCTGGCAGCCCTTGAACCGGTCGCCGGCCGGACGAGAGGCGAGCGTCAGGCCGATCGCAAGATGAACGTCGGCCCCGGCAAGCTCGTCCAGCCAGGCCGAGACGCGCGCGGTGTCGAGCCCGTCCCCCCGTCGCGCATCGGCAAAGCGGGCAACGGTCGCAACTTCGGGCAGGATCCAGTCGAAGCGCTCGCCGCTGGCATCTCGGAAGACGAGGCGCAAGAACACTCGCCCGCGCGTGTGCCGGCGCGCGTGGAGATCGTCGATACGAGCGGGGATGATGGCGGCGCTGCGGTGCTCGGCAAAGCCCTCGTCGACCGTGGCGCTGGAATGGGTCCGGATCAGGGCCGCCAGCTCGTCCGGGGGCAGCGCCGGGCCGGGCTCCGGGTCGCCGACCAGTGCCATGTCCTCCGGGCGCGCCGCCGTTTCCTGCGGGCGCACCGTGATCTGCGTCCAGCGGCCATAGCGGAACGGCCCTTGCGGATCGCGTGCGAAGGCGAGCGGGATCGGCTGCGGCCGGACCCAATTGCCAAGCGAGTCGATCCCTGCGATACAGCCTGTGGTGGCATCCTCCGCGGTGATCGCCAGCGGCAGCATGCGGATGCGGCGCGCAGGCGCAATGGCCGAGGGCCCGGCGGAAACCCCGGTCAGCGCGGACATTGGGCAGATCCGCGGGCGGACATGGGACGACCTCATGGCAGTGCGCGTCAGTCTGATCATGATAACACACCTCATGGGCGAACGTCAGAGCCTGTGCCTCTCTGCGATTGCAGCGCATCGCCCCCGTGCCGACGAGATCGTCCTCGTCGTCGACGGAAAGGATGAAGCGCCCCTTGCCGGCCTCGGTGCGGTTCGCGTGGTGCGGGGGCGCGGGGCGGGACGCGCGGCGGCGCGCAACGACGGCGCCGGGGCGGCGCGCGGCGATATCCTCGTGTTTCTCGACGGCGACATGCTCACCGCCCCCGACTTCATCGCCCGGCATCTTGCGGGCCATGCGCAGGGCCATGCGTTCACGCGGGGGCGCATCCGGGAGCTCATTGCGGCCGCAGCGCGCTCTCGCCTCGACGAGGCAGGGCCGGGTTTTCCGGGCCTGCGGGCAGAGAACTTGCAGCGCGACGGCTTCGCTCCCGCCGGCTTTCGCGCCAGCGCCAGCCTCTTGGAACAGGCGGTCGAGGCGTGTCACGTCGAGGGCAGAACGGAGGTTCCCGCCTGGCTCGCCAGCGCCGGGGCGAATTTCGCCATCTCGCGCCGTCTCTGGCGGGAGCTCGGCGGCCAGCAGGAGCGGTTCGGGCGGCGCTGGGGATGCGAGGACCTGGAATTCGCCTTCCGCGTAGGCCGGGCCGGTGCCGGGATCGCCTTCCTGCCGGAGGCCGCCGCCTGGCATCTCAGCCATCCCCAGCCCGAACGATGGCAGGCGCACGAGCAGGCGCTGGCCCTCTTCGGGGAGTTGCACCGGGACGCGCCCGACATTGCCGCGCTGCATGCCTTGTTGTCCGAAAAAGGCTCGCTCGCGGCCTATCTCGCGGCACTCTCGGCCCAGACCCGTATGCCGTAGCGCTCCCCCGTCCCGTGGCCGCGCGCCGCAGCGAAGGCGCGCAGCGCGCTCTCGAATGCATCGCGGCCGGCAAACAAGGCCGCGATCTGGCTGCGATAGAGCCCCGCTGCCGCGATCCAGGCGCCGATATCCGCAGGTTCCGTTCGCGCCGCGAAGCCGGTCGGCGGCGATGGCACCGGATAGGGGAAATCCTCGTAGAGGATAAGCGGAGCTGCCATCGACGATGCACCGAGCGCCGCGCGCAGGAGACGGTGATCGACATGCGTGCCGGTGCCGGCGACCGGTGCATGGACGAGAAGCGCATCCGCGAGAACGGGCGCAAGGCGGGCGCGCAGGCGCTCGACAAGCGGGCTGTCCATATCGGACAGCTCTCCGGTCAGGTCTTCCGGGGCGCAGCAGGCCGGGGCCTCGCGCGTGCCGCGCAGCGCCGCATCGACGAAACCGAGCGACAGTCCCTCGATGCCGAGACGGTCAAGGGCTCGGGTGTTTTCGAGACGGCGCAGATCCGGTGCCGCAAGGCGCCGCCACCCCTCCGCTGCGACGCCTCCGTCCTGCGGATCGCCATCGAAAACCGTGACGACCAGCGGATCCTCGCCGCGATCCCGCGCTGCCAGCAGCAGCGGGCCGCAGGACCAGACCGCATCGTCGGGATGGGGCGACAGAAATATCGGCCGTGGCTTCAAAACCGGGCCCCGCCATCGACGGGGATCGTCGCGCCGGTGACATAGGCCGCCTCGTGCGACACCAGAAAGGCGACGACCGACGCGACATCCTCGGGTCGTCCCAGGCGCCCGAGGGCAATCCGCCCGACAACCTCCGCCTGCTCCGCTTCGTTGTAGCGGGCGGCCGAACTCTCCATGGCGCCCGGTGCAACGACATTCACGGTGATGCCGTAGCGGCCGACCTCCCCGGCGAGCGACAGCGCGAAACTCGCCAGCGCCGCCTTGCTGGCCGCGTAGGCCGCCTGCCCCGCCATGCCGGCCGTTGCGGCCCGCGAGCCGACGACGACGATCCGGCCGTGGCCGGCGGCGATCATCGGCTTCAGCTGGGCGCGCAGGAAGGCGATCTGGGCGGTGGCGTTGATCCTCATCAGCCGCGCCACCGTCTCGTCGCGGGTCAGGAGCGCGAGCGCGCGGCCGGCTTCCGCCGCCGCCAGAACGATGGTCGCAGGCGCCCCGGCGAGCCGTTTCACCTCCGCGGCAGCCCGCGCCCCTTCGCCCTCCACGGCGAAATCGGCTGCAACGAGCGACATCCGCCCGCCGGCCTCGCCGATACCGGCCTGCAACACCTGCGCGGCCGCCGAATTGCTGTGGTAGAGGCCGACGACATGGGCATGATCGCGCGCCAGGCGCCGGGCGATCTGCGCGCCGATGGGACCGGTCGCGCCGGTGATCGCGGCGATCCGCTCCCCGCTCATGCCTGGGACAGCGCGTCCCGACGCGCGATCACATAGGCCTCCAGCGTCTGCAGGTTCTCGACGAGCCCGGAGCCGAGGTCTTCGTCGCGCACCTCTATGCCGAAGGCGATCTCGATGCTGATCAGGATCTCCAGCGCGTCGACGGAGGAGATCGCCAGCATGCCCACCAGGTCCTTGCCCGCAAGGTCCTCGACGGCCAGTTTCGAGCGCGTCGCCTTCAGCACGACCTCGGCGATCTCGCGCTGCATCTCAGTCATGCGGTCCTCCCGTTTCCCGTCCTTGTCGCGCCAGCACCAGACGCGCGCCGGGTATGCCGGCAACAGCGATCCCGGTCGTGGCCAACCCCAGCCCGGCAAGGTGTTCAGTCAGTTCGCCCTCCGTGAAAAACGCGGCGCCCCCGTGGGTCAGCCAGTCGAGGGCGAAGTCGGCGCCGGCCTGCGTGCCGTCGAAGAAGAGATCGTCGACAAGCAGCCGGCCGCCCGGCCCGAGCGCGGCCACGATCTCGCAAAGCCTGTCCGCAACGGGCGGCCAGCGCAGCGCGTTGGCAAGGACGACCGCGTCGAAGGCCCCCTCCGCAAGCGGTTCGCCGAGCCCGTCGCCGGCCGGTCCGACGGCAATCCGCGCCGCGTGCGCGCTGCCGTCGCGCGCCATCAGCCGCTCCCCGTAAAGGCCCGGCCCTGCCGTGATCTCGAGCATCCTTGCACCGGGGGAAAGCGCCAGCGCGCGCAGCCCGAAACCGGCACGCAGCTGCGCGGCCGGCCCGTTCATCGCCGCAAGATAGACCTCGCGATGGGGCGAGGCCGAGGTGAGCGTTTCGCCACCAGAGAAACCGCGGGCAGTGAGCCGCGCGATGATCTCGCGGGTCGCAAGCCCCCGCGAGGCCGCCGCCTCGAAGGCGATCAGGCCCTCGACACCCGTTGCCGGTTCCTGCCCCTGCCCCTCTTCCTGCACTGGCCCTCCCGCCTTGACGAGGCCATGAGCCTCGGCGAGCACCAGCAGCGCCTCGAGCGTCCCGGCATCGCAGCCGATGTCCTCGGCGAGGTCCTCGGCGCTTCGGCCCTCGGTGAGGCGCGAGAGAACGTCCGTCTCGTGAAGCGCGAAGAGCAGTTCGGCGCGCTTGTAGCCGCGCGCCGCCTCGGCCAGCACCGCCGCCGGCCCCGGACGCCAGATGCGGGGCGCTGCGATCTTGCCGCCGTCGCCGCGCGAGAGCATCAGGTGCAGTTCGATCCGGTCCGGCCGGTTGCCGGCGCCGAGCCGTGTTGCGGCGTGGTGCCGGAACGCCTCCACGGGAAACTGCGCCGGGTCGACCGGCCAGAGGTCGAGCGCCAGCGCATCGTCGCCATCGGCCCGCGTCCCGGCCTTGCGCGCCCGCAGCGCCCTGACGCCCGGAAAGCCGGACAGCAATGCCTCGACCTCTCCAGTCGCGATCCAGGTGTCGCCGCGGCGCACAGCCTGGCCGGCGCGCCCGAGCACGCGGATCTCGCCGGCGGGATCGGCCATCACGAGATCGCCCATCGCATGCCAGCCAAGGCCGAGATCGATTTCGAGCGCCCCCGTCTTGCCGTCGCCGACCGGCCCGCCCGCCTCGTCGACGATGCGGTGACGCACACCGGGCATCGGCCCGCCGATCCGGCCCGGCGGCGGACTTCCGAGCGCGGAGAACACCGCGCCCGTCTCCGTCGACCCGTAGTTGCGTGCCAGCCCGATGCCGAAGCGCGCGGCGAATGCGTTTAGGAGATCGTCCGTCACCGGTCCGGCACCTACCATCACCCGGCCCTTTGCCGGCGATGGCCCTCGGCCATGAGACGGGCGGCGGGCCACGAGCCGGGCGATGGCCGGCGTCATCACGGTCCATGCCGCATCCTCGTCGACCGCCCGGGCAATCGCGCCGAGATGGCTCGGATCGAGCGGCAGCGCCGTCCAGCGCGCCGCAAGACAGCCGGCAAACCAGCCGAGCGCATAGGCATGGGCGACCGGTGCGGCAAGGGCGACGCGCGTGCCCTCGCCAGCCCCGATCAGGAGCCGGTAGCGCTCGCCTTCATCGATCAGGCTTTCGGCAGAGCGGGCGACGATCTTCGCCTCGCCGGTCGATCCGGAGGTGGACAGCAGCACCGCGCCGGGTTCTGCCAGGCCTGCCCCGTCGAGCCGGAGCACGCCCCCTTCCTCGCCGGGCGAGAGCCACAGGCGCGCCTTGCCGCGCGCCAGGCAGGCGGCCCGCTCCGCCTCCACCGCCTTCGGCGACACGATCAGCGCCGCGCCGCCGGCAGCGCCGATGACGAGCAGCGCCGCGAGGCTTTCCAGCGTATTCGCCAGCGGCAGGGCAACAATCGCGCCGCCCAGGCCGTCCGTGCCGAAGAGCCGTCGCCCCCGCGCCTCGACATGCTCGGCGAGCCGCGCGCCGCTCCAGTCGTCGACAATGGCCGTCTCGCTGGCGCCGTCGAGGAGCCCGGCAAGGCTGTTGGCGCTGCTGCCATGGGCATCGATCCGGCTTGCGGACCCGGGCCTGGTCATGCAGCGCCCTCCCCGGCCGTCAGCTCCGCCTTTGCCCGCTCCAGCCAGGCCCGCACCTCGGGTGCGGAATAGGCAGGCCCGGCACAGACCTCGTCCAGCGTCACCTCGCCGTCGAGATACATCGACAGCATGTCCCAGGGCGTGAAGCAGCCCTTGCAGGCCGCGAGCCTCGGCCGATCCGCCAGCAGCGCCTTGTAGAGCGGCGTCTCGCCGATGGCCGCGCTCGTCTCGGACCAGTCGTCGGCCAGCGCGCTGCCGAGATCGGAGAACCAGATGTTCGGGCAGGCGGTGACCATGCCGTCGCTGAAGGTCGAGACGACGAGGCGCGGCAGGTGGCAGCGAAAGCGCCGGCCGCCCTCGCGGTAGAAGCGCAGCAGGCGGTCGAGATAGGGCTTCGGCGGCAGCACCTCGGCAAGGCGCCCATGCGCCTCGGCCAGCGCCTCGATCCCGGCGATCTGCTCGGGCCGGATCGCATGGGCTCCGGTATCCGGGCCCCGCACCGGGAAAGGCAGCATCTGCAGGCGCGTACCGAAGGCGGCCAGCCACTCGGCAAAGCCCACCAGTTGCTCGGCGTTGCGGTCGGTGATCACCGTGTAGATCTCGACCGCGAGGCCGCGCTCCAGGATCGCGGCGATGCGCGCCAGCGCCTTGTCGTGCAGGTCGGCGCGAGCGATGCGATGGCTGTTGCCGGAATGAAGATGGGAGTCGAGCGACAGTTGCAGCGTCACGTTGGGCAGCAGCGCCAGCCGGTCCAGATGGTCGGGACGCATCAAGATGCCGTTCGACTGCAGCAGCACGGACGGAAAGCGGGCCGCCGCCTTCTCGACCAGCGCAAGGATGTTCTCGACGAGAAACACCTCCCCGCCCGTGATCTTCAGCAGCGGAGCCCCATGCGCTGCCGCGACCCGGTCGATGATGGCATCGACGCGCTGCCCCAGCGGCGTGTCGCCGCCATAGCGGTCGCGCTTCGGCGTGCCGAAGATCGGCTGGCCGAGATGCGACTGCTTGAGGTTGCTTTGCCCGGTGAGGCAATAGGTGCAGCCGAGATTGCAGTCGTTCTCGTTGATGACCAGGTCGTTGCCGAGCAGGGCGGCGCTCATGCGATTTCCTTCTCGCTGCGCGGCGGCGCGGTCTGGATCCCGGCGATGTCGAAGCCCTTTCGCCGCAGCCGGAAGCCCGCGCGCAGCTTGGCCGCCTCGATGGCCCGCAAGCGGTCGCCGTAGAACGCCTCTATCGGCGCGGCGAGCGCAGCCGCTGCCGCCATCACATCGTCGTCGCGTTCGGCGCGGTCGGTGAGATCGCTGACCAGTGCGAAGTTGAACTGCGCCATCTCGCGCTTCAACGGCTCGACCGTCGCGGCGAAGTCGTCGAGGATCTCCGCCGCCGCGGGATCGCTGCCATGGACGCGCCGCAGCCGGCTGGCGAACGTGTGCAGGACGATGTCGTCCGTCTCGAAGCGGAAGACGGCCGGCTCGACGTGGATCTTGCAACTCTCGGCATATTCGGCGCCGTAGATGGCGTTGAGCGCGGTGGCCAGCCGCTCGACCCGTTCGTCGACATAGCGGAAGGAAAAGGGGTTGAAGGTGCGGAAGAAGGTCTCGTCCAGCAGGCCGTCGGCGCGCAGTTCCTCGATCACCTCCGCTCCCGGATAGAGCTCCAGGCGGGTGGTGAAGCGGCGCAGGTTGTGGCCGAACATGTCGCGCAGGAAGGCCGAGTTCTCGCGGATCTCCGAGAAGGTCGCCCAGGGGTGGAACGAGATGAAGCCGAAGGCGACATAGGCGCCGGTCTCGCGCAGCAGGCGGATGATCCGGCGGTTGTCCTCGGTGGTCGATTTCTTCTGCCAGCGGGCAAGGCCTTCCTGGCTGCCGGACTCGATCCCCACCAGCACCTTTTCCAGCCCCGCCCGCCAGAGCAGGTCGAGCAGCGGCCGGTCGTCCTCGCTCCAGTGCGCGGCCTGCATGCAGACGTTGAAGTAGATCCTCAGGTCGCGGTCCAGGATCTCGTTGGCGATGGCCGCCACGCGCCGCTTGCCGAATTGCGCGCCGCCCGGATCCTCAAAGGTGGAATCGACGAAATCGAAGGTGTTGACGCCATAGGCCTCGACCAGCCGCTCGATCTCGTCGACCACGCGTGCGGGCGAGGCGCCGCGCCAGGGCTTGGCCGCCGGCCCCACCCGGTTGCGGGCGTGCGGCGCATTGCAGAACGTGCAGTGCGATGTGCAGCCCCGGCTGGTCGACACGCGCAGGTAGGGAAAGCGGCGGGCGTGCTGCTCGAACTGGTCGCGCACCGGATCGGGCAGATGGTCGAGCTGGCCGACACCGGCGGAAAGCGGCGTTTCAACAAGGGCCCCGTCGCGCAGGAAGCACAGGCTCGGCACCTCGCCCAGATCGCCGCCGGTGTGGAGCGCCTCGCACAGGCGCAGCATCGGCACTTCTCCCTCGCCCCGTACCAGCGCGTCGAGAAACTCCCAGCCGGGCGCGGCGAGCAGCGCGCTCCCCAGATGGGTGGCGACCGGACCGCCGGCGACGATCAGGACCTGCGGGCCGAGCGCCGCGCGGATCGCCGCGCCGAAACGGGCGATCTCGTCGATGGAGACGGTGGTGATGCTGAGGCCGATCACGTGCGGCCGGAGCCTCGCGAAGTCCTCCACCAGGGCCGCCGTCTCGTTCACGGCCGCATCCCGGATCACGACGCTCGCCCCGGCCCGGCGCAGCACCGCCGCAAGATAGGCCGGCCCCAGATGCTCGGGCGACAGCACCAGGTCGCCCTCCAGCACGATCGGAAAGGCGACGCGCAGCGGCTGAGGGCTGGAAAGGTCGGCGCGAGGCGCCAGAGCTGCGGTCGTCATCGCTCCCCCCGTCATCACAGATAGCCGAGCTGCGCGAGCCGCCGCTCGATCTCGACCTGATGCGCGCCGATTGCCGCCGAGGCCGGGCTGCGGGCAAGGCGCTGCGCCGGTTCGCAGGCGATGCGCGGCGCATCGAGGGCAAGGCTCCGGCCGTCGAGATCCGCCTGCGCCGGCAGGCCGAGATGGGCGAGCACGGTCGGCGCCACGTCCTCGACGCGGGCCGCCCGGTTTTCCAGGGCCAGCCCTCGCGCGAACAGGATGCCGTCCTCGCGGTGGATGCCGGCCTGCGCCGGGGCGTCGAAGACCGGCCCCTGAAGATCCGGGGCCGGCATCGCGTCCCAGCGGCCCGGCATCAGGATCAGGTCGGGCGCGTCCGCAAGGCGGTGACCGCGATAGACCTGCCGGCGCGGCAGCACCTCGAACGGGCGGTCGCCGTCGAGCGACAGATCGCCAAGGACGGCCTCGACCTCGCGTATCACCGCTCCGGCCTCCGTGTCCGAGACGATGCCCTGCCGCTGCCGTCCGGCGCGGTTGAGCGTGATGCCGTAGCAGCCGGGCGCCGGCATGAAGGCGCGGGTGCGGGAAAAGTCGACCTCCCGGTTGGGCGCGGCGGCGCGGAACCAGCTCGCCGACAGCGCCTGCTCCACATCGGAGAAATGCGGCTTGCGGCCGTTCGCCGCGACGGGGGCCTCCGCCGGCTGCGTCGCCAGCAGCCCGGCCTCCGCCAGCAAGGCGTTGACGTTGATCTTGTGCCGGCAGACCCCGAAACCGTGATCGGAGACCACAAGGACGGCGACGTCGTCATCGATGGCCGCGAGCAGCCGGCCGAGCGCAGCATCCATGTGATCGTAGATCGCGTTGACCTCGTCTGCCGGGGCCTCCTCCCCGCCCCAATAGCAGTGCGAGACCCGGTCGAGCTCTGTGAACACCGCGAACAGCGCATCGACCGGACGGGCGTCCATCAGATAGAGCAGCGTGTCGACCTTGGCGTCGATCAACGCGCGCGCCGTCTCCAGGTAGCTCTCGTCCTCCCGGTACATGGTCATCAGGTCGCTCTGGTAGTGCAGGCCGTGCTCTGCCAGTTCACCGATCAGGGAACGCGGCCAGGCGTAGCCGAGCGTCGGCGTCAGCGGCCAGGTCAGCATGTAGCCGTCCGCAATCGGCTCCGGGGGATGCGACATCGGCACGTGGAACAGGCCGACCGACAAGCCATGGCGCTCGAGCGAGCGCCACAGCGGCTCGCGGCCGAAATCCGCCACCGTCGACAGGGCCGGACGGTAGCCCGGCGCCTGCAACTCCCAGAACTGGTAGACCCCGTGCTCGCCCGGCGAGACGCCGGTGAACAGGCTGGTCCAGCCCGGTGCGGTATGCGGAGGAAACGGTGTCAGCAGCGGCTGGGGCGAGCGGCCTGCGGCAAGCGAGCGGAACGTCGGCAGCCGACCCTGCTGAAGGCCGCGTGCGATCAGGGTATGGGAGGCACCGTCAATCCCGATCAGGACCAGTTTCGGCTTGGACTGCATCGCTCCCGCCTTTCCGATCGCAACTGCCGCGCGCAGCAGTTTACGTAGGGACAATAAAGCGATACAGCTGGGAATACAATTAAAAGTAACGGGGATAAGGGAATTGGTTCTCGTGGTTGCAATCGCCGAAGGCGCGGATCCCGGCCTGTTGCGCAGCACCAGGGGACGGGCCCTGTGTCCGTGGCTCACCGAAGCGCTCGGCACCGCCGCTGCGTGGGATCTCGACTGCGGCCCGGCGCCCTATGAGCCCTCGAACCTCGCCACCGCCTTCACGGGCCGCGGCCGCGGCCATCACGGCTGCTATTCCTACTGGAAGATCCGTTCGGAGGGCGGCGCACCGCCCGCTGTCCTGACCTCGTCCGACGTGCTCGTGCCGCGCCTGTGGGCCTGGCCGCAGCTTGCCGGCAAGCGCTTTGCGCTGGTCAATGTCCAGCTCACCTTCCCGCCCGAACCGCTGGACGGGGTCGTGCTCTCCTATCTGATGGCGCAGACGCTGCGCTACACCTGGCCCCGGGATCTGGTGCACGAGTTGAAGCGGCGTGGTCTGCGCTATGGCCACGACGTCTCGGTCTTCTATCGCGGCGAGCCGCCGGCCAGCTATTTCGCCGCGATCCTCAAGGTCGCCCGCTATCAGCTGGAGGCCGCATTGGCGCTCGGCGCCGAGCACGACGTGCTGATCGTCAACCTGACCATCGTCGACCGCCTGTCGCATTTCCTCTGGCACGAGGCGGACGCATCCGATGCCGATGCCGGCGCCGGCGAGGTTCCGCGGCTCTGGCTCGGCTATGCGTTTCTCGACGAGGCGCTGGCGCGGCTCGACCGCCTCGCGGGCGACGATCCGATGCTGGTGTTCTCGGAGATCGGCTTCGGGCCGCTCGACGGGTTCGAACGTCTCGACACCGCCCTTGCCGCGGGCGGCTTCTGCCGCATGGACGCCTCGGGCCATGTGGCGGAGGACGGGTGGGTCGCCCGCGAGGCGGTCCAGGGCAGTCACGGCATCCTGCTCAACGACGGCAGCCACGCCCTGCGCCAGGAGGTGGCCGACTGCCTGCGCGCGTCCCGCAACGCCGGCGGGCAACTGCTGATCGCCCGCGCCGACCCGCGCGAGGCGCTCTACGAGGGGCCGGCGGTCGCGCTTGCGCCCGATCTCGTCGTCACTCCCGCCGACCCGCGCCGCCCGCCGATGGGCGACCTGCGCTGGGCCGAGCATGTCAACCGCACCCTGCAGACCGGCTGGCACCGCGATGGGGGCTTTCTTTGCGTGAAACGGGCGAGGCCGGTTGCCGGTGCGGCCAGTCTGGAAGCCATCGCCCCGACCATCGCCGCGCTTGGCGGACGGGAGGCACCGGAGAATTGCGTTGCGCCGGTGGCGACGCGACTATAGCCACACCATGCGACCGGAGGGACACGCAGTGACGCATGAAAGCAGAGTGATAGGCCACCTTCCCCGTCCGCTCGGCGACATGCCGGGCGTTGTCCATGGCGACGCGCTTCTGGTGCTCGGCGGGGCCTCCGGCATGGAAAATCGCGACGAGATCCTCGCCGTCTCCGCCGACGGGACGGTGCGCGAGGTCGGGCGCCTGCCCGAGCCCCTGCGCGGCCACCAGGCGGTCAGGATCGGCTCCGCCGCCATCGTCATCGGCGGGTTCACCGGCGAGACCGTCGCGACCGGGTTCCGGCTCGACCTCGAGAGTTTCGCGAGCCGGCCGATCGCACCGATGCCGCGCGGTTCGGCCTGGTTCACGGCCGCGGAGTCCGGCGGCCGGATCTATGTCGTCGGCGGCTTTTCGATCCCCGAGGGCTACTGGCCCGACATCGCCGTCTACGATCCGCAGGCGGATCGCTGGGAGGTCGTCGAGGATGGGTTCAGGGACGGCCCGTTTCCCAAGGCGATCCTGGGCAGCAACACCGTCGTTGCGGC belongs to Stappia indica and includes:
- a CDS encoding radical SAM protein encodes the protein MSAALLGNDLVINENDCNLGCTYCLTGQSNLKQSHLGQPIFGTPKRDRYGGDTPLGQRVDAIIDRVAAAHGAPLLKITGGEVFLVENILALVEKAAARFPSVLLQSNGILMRPDHLDRLALLPNVTLQLSLDSHLHSGNSHRIARADLHDKALARIAAILERGLAVEIYTVITDRNAEQLVGFAEWLAAFGTRLQMLPFPVRGPDTGAHAIRPEQIAGIEALAEAHGRLAEVLPPKPYLDRLLRFYREGGRRFRCHLPRLVVSTFSDGMVTACPNIWFSDLGSALADDWSETSAAIGETPLYKALLADRPRLAACKGCFTPWDMLSMYLDGEVTLDEVCAGPAYSAPEVRAWLERAKAELTAGEGAA
- a CDS encoding B12-binding domain-containing radical SAM protein, which codes for MTTAALAPRADLSSPQPLRVAFPIVLEGDLVLSPEHLGPAYLAAVLRRAGASVVIRDAAVNETAALVEDFARLRPHVIGLSITTVSIDEIARFGAAIRAALGPQVLIVAGGPVATHLGSALLAAPGWEFLDALVRGEGEVPMLRLCEALHTGGDLGEVPSLCFLRDGALVETPLSAGVGQLDHLPDPVRDQFEQHARRFPYLRVSTSRGCTSHCTFCNAPHARNRVGPAAKPWRGASPARVVDEIERLVEAYGVNTFDFVDSTFEDPGGAQFGKRRVAAIANEILDRDLRIYFNVCMQAAHWSEDDRPLLDLLWRAGLEKVLVGIESGSQEGLARWQKKSTTEDNRRIIRLLRETGAYVAFGFISFHPWATFSEIRENSAFLRDMFGHNLRRFTTRLELYPGAEVIEELRADGLLDETFFRTFNPFSFRYVDERVERLATALNAIYGAEYAESCKIHVEPAVFRFETDDIVLHTFASRLRRVHGSDPAAAEILDDFAATVEPLKREMAQFNFALVSDLTDRAERDDDVMAAAAALAAPIEAFYGDRLRAIEAAKLRAGFRLRRKGFDIAGIQTAPPRSEKEIA
- a CDS encoding alkaline phosphatase family protein, with amino-acid sequence MQSKPKLVLIGIDGASHTLIARGLQQGRLPTFRSLAAGRSPQPLLTPFPPHTAPGWTSLFTGVSPGEHGVYQFWELQAPGYRPALSTVADFGREPLWRSLERHGLSVGLFHVPMSHPPEPIADGYMLTWPLTPTLGYAWPRSLIGELAEHGLHYQSDLMTMYREDESYLETARALIDAKVDTLLYLMDARPVDALFAVFTELDRVSHCYWGGEEAPADEVNAIYDHMDAALGRLLAAIDDDVAVLVVSDHGFGVCRHKINVNALLAEAGLLATQPAEAPVAANGRKPHFSDVEQALSASWFRAAAPNREVDFSRTRAFMPAPGCYGITLNRAGRQRQGIVSDTEAGAVIREVEAVLGDLSLDGDRPFEVLPRRQVYRGHRLADAPDLILMPGRWDAMPAPDLQGPVFDAPAQAGIHREDGILFARGLALENRAARVEDVAPTVLAHLGLPAQADLDGRSLALDAPRIACEPAQRLARSPASAAIGAHQVEIERRLAQLGYL
- a CDS encoding alkaline phosphatase family protein, with product MVAIAEGADPGLLRSTRGRALCPWLTEALGTAAAWDLDCGPAPYEPSNLATAFTGRGRGHHGCYSYWKIRSEGGAPPAVLTSSDVLVPRLWAWPQLAGKRFALVNVQLTFPPEPLDGVVLSYLMAQTLRYTWPRDLVHELKRRGLRYGHDVSVFYRGEPPASYFAAILKVARYQLEAALALGAEHDVLIVNLTIVDRLSHFLWHEADASDADAGAGEVPRLWLGYAFLDEALARLDRLAGDDPMLVFSEIGFGPLDGFERLDTALAAGGFCRMDASGHVAEDGWVAREAVQGSHGILLNDGSHALRQEVADCLRASRNAGGQLLIARADPREALYEGPAVALAPDLVVTPADPRRPPMGDLRWAEHVNRTLQTGWHRDGGFLCVKRARPVAGAASLEAIAPTIAALGGREAPENCVAPVATRL
- a CDS encoding Kelch repeat-containing protein; the protein is MIGHLPRPLGDMPGVVHGDALLVLGGASGMENRDEILAVSADGTVREVGRLPEPLRGHQAVRIGSAAIVIGGFTGETVATGFRLDLESFASRPIAPMPRGSAWFTAAESGGRIYVVGGFSIPEGYWPDIAVYDPQADRWEVVEDGFRDGPFPKAILGSNTVVAAGERILSFGGADTFDGGTMRANALDAAAAFDPATRSWTALPAGMEPREGLVGVTYGDKAYLVGGMRNAPEHSSPLVEEVDLATGSVTPFATLKEGRTAAACGVLGTTLVVAGGVTEGVANMTGTIEAISL